Genomic DNA from Macadamia integrifolia cultivar HAES 741 chromosome 6, SCU_Mint_v3, whole genome shotgun sequence:
TGGATCAGAAGTTGTAACTCTGCTTAGTCACAACGTGATAAAATTTGGTATTTCTATCACCATCCTTAATATAAAATTGCCTAGACTTTTGCATCCACAAGATTTTCTCATCTACGAGGAGGGATTTCAGTTTACATTCCACGTCAGAGATTTTAGAGATGGTATCTGCATTGGGGACAAGAGATTCCAAGGGATGCAGTTTAATCAAAtagatttttcttccttttttcagATGGTTGATGACCAAAAATTTTTAAGTTCCATTGTTTGAGGAACTGAGTAACCTCATTGATTTTCACACAAAGATTGCCTAAGTTGAGAACTAGCCATTTGGACTCCGAGTATGAATTAGGGGTGCTTGAAACATGCAGTTTGGAAATGTGCAAGAGAGTGAGCGTAGCAGAGTAGATAAGGTTATAAGGTTCCCCAccaaatttgttttgttttgtctcGTCCTTTGCCCAAGGATTTCTTTACCCTTGAGGAATGGGGTGGGGAAGGGTTGAATCACACTGCTTCCATTGATGAGAGAAGAGTAAGAATTCAGAAATTGTAATtgtaatgaaagaagaaaaagaataagaaaaggaGACGAAGATGGTTAAGACATTGTCCATAGTTGCCGACTCTGGTGTCATGATGTCCCATGTCAGCTCAACCGTCTATTTATCTTTGGTTGGAGAAACATCGGAAATCTTGAGAAGAAGTTCAGAGCTTATGGCTCAAAACATGGCTGTTCTTGAATTTCAGTATACTGGGTTTCAAATGACCTGTGGATGTATGCTTCTGTACAAAGGCAGCTAGTGAAACTTTGCTACTGACCAGAGCAATTCCTTTCCTTCCAACAGCGAAGCCAGTCTGTAGACTTTCTGTTTTGAACCTTGAAGCCCATCTCATCTTGAAACAACAGATGATGCCAAATCTAACACATTTCAAAGAGACCCTTCAAAGGAAACCTGAAAATGTGCAGTCTTTGATGGCTGCACTGCTGCAGTGGCAAGGCCTTGAAGCAGCTTGATGACATCAACAGTATCATCGAGGTAGTATTTTGCCTTACTCGGCTTCTGACCTACAGTGCAGGCAAACACTTCTGCAATGGCCGGCAAGGATGGATTCGAGACAGATCTTGCAATGCTCTCAAACATGTCTTCATCTGATCGATCATCTCCTATGCAAAGCACGAAATCTGGTGGCTTCCCCTTACTCAACATGGTTGATATAAGGTTCTCAACAACTATACCCTTGCTTACACCCTGCAATTATCAGATAAGAGCTTTCATTATAATTCATATGACAACAACATTTCCAGTGTGTAGGCAAGGAAATATGGAGGTTACTAATGCTAACCTGAGGTTTCACTTCAACAATATGTTGACCTCTTTTAACGACAACAGGCTCATTAGCAAGCACACTCTCCAGGTGATCAAGCAGCTCCTTTGCCTGGCATGACCCAAAATCTGGATCAGCTTCTTGATGGTGCCAGACTAGTGCACTCTCCTTATGCTCAATGTAAGATCCATCCGTTGTCTCCGTGTAGGGTTCCATCACAGGCTCAGCAATCTTTTTCCAAGCAAAGTCTGTTGCTAATAAAGGAGACTCCCATTTAGAATCCCTACTCCATCTACAACatgagaaacagaaaaatttCAGGGgtcacaaaagaaaaacaatcaaGATAAGTTATCAGACTTATCTACTCTCCCCCCACAGGAGAATAAATTTAGTAGTTACCTTGTGAAGTAACCATGCTCAGCAGCAATACCCAGCTTCTCACAGGGAGAAAACCATTTGCTTAGAGAATCCTTTCCTCTGCCACTCACAATGAAGATAATATTCTTTGGATCAACGCATAAACTATTCAAGACCGAAATGACTTCATTGCTAGGAGTCTTGTCGACAGATGCTTGGGGCATCATTGTGCCATCATAGTCCAAAAGGATCACTCGGCTATTTGTCCTCTTATATGCAGAGACGATGTATTCAACCGAAAGCTTCCTGAAATTAGGGCCCAAAGCAACCACCCTGAagcccaaaccaaacccaatgccccaacacctcctGAGAAAATGCTCACTGCAAGCTCTCTCTAAGTCTTGATCAAAACTCCGAGCCCAATAGGCAACGTCATGCGAGCTAACAAACTTGTAGTGTTTCTCATGCCGCATTTGCTTTTCAGCCTCCGGCATGGTGATTGCCAAATTCATGGCTTCAGAAACTGCATCAATGTTCCATGGATTGACCCGAATGGCACCACTAAGAGAGGGGGAACATCCAATGAACTCGGACACGACGATAATGCTCTTCCTTGGGGTGTTTGACCCATAAATACCCAAAGCCTCGTCCAAAACAGGGCTACCTTGCCTGCAAACTGTGTACTTGTAGGGGACCAAATTCATTCCATCCCTCACAGCATTCACCACGCAACATTCAGAAATAGCATAATATGCAGCCTTCTCAAGTGTAGGAACATGACCATTGATGAAGACAATCGGCTGATACCCGGGTTTTCCATACTTCTCATTGATTGATTTTGCAATGAGATGTGTCTCATCTTGAACTTCCTCAACATCCTTACCCTGAGTCCTCGCAGGATTCGCAATCTGAACCAAAACCACCTTCTCTTTCAGTTCAGGGTGCTGTTCTAGGAGCTGCCCCATTGCAAGAAATTTAAAACTGATACCCTTGAACATATCCATATCATCCACACCCAACATTACAATCTTCCCTTCAAATCGTTCTTTCAGCTCTCGAGCCTTCTCGGCGGTCTCCAGGAGTGACAGAACAGATTCAAGCTGATCCATGTGTACGCCAACAGGTAAAATCTTAATGCTCACAGTACGGCCAAAATACTCGAGCCCAATATAACCCCTCTTAGATTCATAATCTAGACCCAACATCCTACTACAGCAGGACAAGAAATGCCTTGCATAATCAAACGTATGGAAACCAATAAGATCAGAATTAAGTAAAGCCCGGAGGATCTCATCCCTCACAGGCAAAGTTCTATATATCTCTGAAGAGGGAAAAGGGCTGTGAAGGAAAAATCCAAGCTTTACTCGGTGGAAGCGTTTCCTCAAGAAGGTGGGCAACACCATGAGATGATAATCATGAATCCAAACAAAATCCTCATCTGGGTTTATCACTTCCATCACTTTGTCTGCAAAAATCTTGTTGGCCGATACATAGGCTTGCCACAAAGTGCGATCAAAACGCGCTCCATGGTTAGGCGATATAGGCAACATGTAATGGAACAGAGGCCACAAGTGCTGCTTACAGAAGCCATGATAGAACTTATTCTGAATATTGGTAGGTAAAAATGTAGGGACGCACCGGAACTTGTCGAGAAGCAACTGGGCTACCTCGTCTTGCTGTGAAACATCGATCTCAGCCTTCAAGCAACCAACATAAACAACTTCGACATCAGACGAGAACCCATCTTTGAGCTGCAACACAAGCGCGTCCTTGTCCCATTCAAAagaccatttttttctctccgaGTCACGCTGGGCTTTCAACGGGAGCTGATTTGCAACAATAATCCTCCGTTCCTGTGAAACAGATGACACTACATCGGAGCCCCCACAATCACTGCGACCCTCATCGTCATAATCGCCGTCAAAATCAGAGATTATTCCAGGAACGGTCATCACCCTTGGAACCCGGTTCATGGTTCTACCGATGTTGTGGAAATCCTCCCGGGAAGAGACCAAATTCAACAAATTCGCGCACGATCTAGAGaacatctcttttcttttcctcccaAAAAACACAGAAACTAGACTCAAAAGACAAACTTTTTAATCGAAATGAAATCTGGGTTGCGAAATTTTTTAGGATTTGAAACTTCTGGAGCTGTCTTATAAACGGGTATTACAGACAAGAAGCGAAACCTTCATGGGCcgaagaagaatcagaatcatcagagaaagaaagaaacccatAAAAAAACGCTCTATGAGCAGAGGAGAGACGAAAAAGAAGAACAGAACCTGATAAACAAGGAAGGTTTATGTGCGACTTCGACAAAACGACGCCAGCCCCATCAATGCAACTCGTCGCTCTTCTACTTTATATCTGTTACCGATTCGTCTGATCTCTCCACATAACCAGAGCTGCTTTTCTTTGAGCGCTTCATCACTGCCTCTATCTTCTCTTTCTTATCTGAGGTAACTGTAAATTCAAGGAAAACCTAACCCGGTAATAACCCGTCCTCCATTTCTGAAATGACGAATTACCCTCAATAACAATTGAAGGATATGGGTCAAGAGGTGAGGATGGTTTAGTAATTTGAAAGAGATGAAGATTTGTCAAAGGTTTAAGAACTGGACACGTGTCGGCATTGGTAACTACAGCTGTAAATGCCGCCCCCGTCACGCGCCTGGATAAGCTCCAGCTGGCTCGTTAAGGGATAACGATTCTATAGAtttactttcctcttctccgtgaGACTGTTTCCTTCTTAACATTTTCAGCGGCGTGTGGAGGGTAGACATGTGTCAGTTCCGTATTACGAATGTGTTGCGATCGTGTCAATCACGAATGATACCGATACGTGTCCGAAAAATATCGGTGATCAGTTTTAAATGTCGGAGAAATTTTGACTGATTTGGCGGGAGTTGTTGGGCCGGTTCGCGGTAACTTGCGGGAAAGAGAGACACGTCACGTTGGGTGGCACGTATGATTAATTAGGCAGAAGGGGCTGATGTGGACAGAATTAATAGAGTCACGTGGGGTCGAAGGtaagagtagagagagaaataagaattTGGATCTCGTTAGGTGCATAGTTATCCAAAATCCCTAGGTGGGGCCTAGTAGTGACGTGACGTGAGACGAAGAGGGGTGAGAAAGACGCATTGGGGCCCACTTTATCCGTAgaagttttttatattttcttgggGAAGAGTTTTTTTTGAGTAAATCTTGGGAAAGAGGTTGTTTCCATATACATACGTGCCACGTGGAGCCACCCCACCTAAGGCCTAAGGGGATTAATGAATGCACACGTCTTCTACTGATTTCGATATTTCTTCGAGGTACATGGGTCGTGCGATGCAAGCAATAACAGATTAACAGTTGGGTTACGGACGCTGGATATGGCAAAATCTATCCGGTTCTACAGTTGGGTTAACCAAAATGGGAAAAATCTGACCGGTTCTATAGTTGGATTAACCCAAATCAGAATTGATGAGGTCACCTATGGTAGTCTACAAATTGAATTGAGCCGCCTATAGAGTATAGAAGAGGCACTTCGTAGATATGCTCGGGGCTCTCCTCGTAATCTTTAATCGATAATCTTGACTCAGGtggttcattaaaaaaaaaaaacatatatatatatatatttttttttgatacatcGCATATTTAGTCAAAGTGCTTCattctttacatattttttttttcatacttcGTTCCTTTAAAATTTTTGCATCTTCTCCTCcccatgaaatttttaaaagaccaaattatcttttctttttactgGTTAACTAGTTGTTACTTCtcagtcatgactcatgaccgGCTACCATTGTAAGTGTTTTCTTAATTTAATGCAACAAAGTGGGACCCACTCTTCCGACTCCCTCATTGTCCACAATCCTCTCCCACAACAAATTTAATCCCTCTTCATCTTGCCGCACCTCGGCACCCTCTCCTTGTCTCGTAATATGCAACCCCTTTGTTTTTCCTTCCCAACATACTTGAGGAAGATAGATTGAATACACAAAATAGGAAGTAGAAACTGAAGAATGATATAAAGAGGTATAGAGACCGAAAGAGACTGACTGAACTGTAGAGCCATCAAGTGTAGACTGATACACACAAAATAGGAAGTAGAAACTGAAGAATGATATAAAGAGATATAGAGACAGAAAGGGAGTGACTAAACTGTAGAGCCATCAAGTGTAGACTGATGCAAcatatttaaatcattaggGCTACAATTAAGTCATTCTTAATTTAAGCTTTTCTGGATGGAATTGATACCTCCACAAGTGATTCTCCAAAGATTTTCAAAGTTTCATCCCCGACATCTAGGTGGAGAACTGAACCAAGAATGACAtagagagtaaaaaaaaaaaaaaaaaaaaaacaatttctcttttgtgattGTGGATCTTTATCACCAGTTGCTTTAGTTTTCAGAAGTTAAACCTGGCAGCAAGAAATCATCCTAGGCCTTTTATACATCTTTCATAGAAgaacaaacaaaagagaatgagcatTGGGCTGTTCCaatgggggactctccgatgcctaagtcgaATCCCTCTACAAACATTAGTTCCAATTTGAATGGAAAAGTTCCGATCCCTTAAAATGTGGTTTACCTGAATGTTAATCGATGGGGTTAGAGTGAGGTAGTCGTCATGGAGATTCCCAACTTGGTAAGTGTTCTAATGTTAATAGGAGTCTAAGCATAGTAGGAGATATCTTTGGAGAGTGCATAGATAATGATTACTCCAATTGTAGGAACTTTCTATATCCCGATCAGTGGGGGATTTCCCTTCCTTTAAGGGATGACAAGGAGTCTTTATTTGTGATCTTTCTTGATTAGGAATGATATGTTCCTTGCTTGAAGTTTACGTACTTGACTAGTAGTGGATCTCCTTGCAGTGAATGAGTTGTCTCTTTTATTAAAGATTCTCTGAGCACTGGTAGATCGTTCGCTTGGTTATTTTCCAAACGAATGTGGATTTGGTGGTAACCAGAACTTAAGCCAGTCCTAGGTTATTTCCTTGATTCCTAGGACTGGTTTGGCCCTAGCCCGTCTCCCTTGGTGTTAGCTCCATGTGTCGTGCTGGTATTAGTGAGTACATTTTGTGTATAAGAGAATGCCCCCCTACTACAACGGATCCATAAACATTTATAGGAGTAGTAGACCGTCTCACACAAGGTCCAAGCTAAGCGACCGAGCTAACCAATGTGAGTCTTAGTCTTTGTAGTGGCTGTCCGAGCGGCCAGTAAGGGTTGACGAGAATTAGTGCTATGGTAGCAATTCCTTCTTGCCACCGAGACTTCACCCAATTTGTGGTAGTCTTCCCACTGAACAATGAACTAGTGCCATGGTGAAGGGAGAGTAATCTCCAAGGGAGAGCAGTCACCATCTATTCATTTACTGCCCTACGAATTTTGGGCCAAAGTGTCTAGGTGGTGGTAGGCATTGTCAACTTTAAGTCAATTGATTGGGTTGTTATCAATGGGTAGATGAAGGGGGAGATGCAACATTGTCTATCCCCATCGTCGGTTGAGAGATGAGGAGCTGAACATTGCACCTACTCAGTTCAAGCCCCTACCCCCTCGTCAAATGTGTCATGTCGTGGTCTGGCATTTAATGTCCCCACTTCCTTATGCTTATAACcgattcttctttcttcatcatcttcttcttcgccatCATCTTCCCCAAGAGCTCCTGCACACCCATTGTCTACAACTCTTTCATGGCCCTTTATTGGACGCTTTGGTTAGCCCACTCAGGTTCATGATCACCCTAGATGTCAAGTCTTCATCTCCATGATGCTTGGCCTCGTCTATATTTCCAGTAAGGCCCTTTCCTTACTtatgttttttcctttcttctcttctttatagGTTCTTCTTTCTACCATTTCAATGGATTATTTCGGTGCTAGTCCGGTGGCGGAAGTAGAGGCAATCACCGGCACCAATAGGGCCCTTTACTCTGAGGAAATTATTCCTTTAACAAAGCCCTCCATTGGAATTGCCCCAGTTTCTGCCTTGCCCTACTGCTGACTGCCACGGGGGAGCCCAACTTAGCCGTCCCTGGGCCTCTCAGGGAATTGGTTTAGCCTTCACTGACCCTTTTGTGGGGTTTGAGGTGAAAAACTTCCACAGTACAGTGACCACCGAGGAATTGGTCGAGATTGGGAGGAAGTGCCATATCCTCGAATCCATCAGCCTCTGAGTCCTCTATTCGGCAGGTGATGAAGTTTGCCTCTATGAGGAATTCTTCCTAGGGGGATTTAGATTCCTGTCACACCACTCTTGAGTGAAATTTTAGGTCACTTTCGTATTTTCCCTCCGTAGCTTGTTCccaattctttttctttggagTTATCTCCAAGAAGGAATATTGCTACCTTCATACGCCTTGTTGCTTCATCTAAGTAGGTTTGGGATAGGTCATTGCACTATTGCCACCTGTTGACAAAGTAGGCTGATGGGAAAGCCCTCTTGTTGCAATAGTGTGGGACGTCAGAGGCTATTGCCCCATTGCCAACTAGAAGGGACTGAAGTTCAACGCTCTCTTTGTGTCGGAAGTAAGTTAACCACACTGACTATTATAAGTGTTAAGAATGAATGAAATAAGTATTATATATGTTTGCCCACCGCATCAAagttttttcttgttcttctatgAACCTCTCTTCATGTTAATGTCTTTTACTAGTTGTCATTTTTGGCAACCTTGATCACATGGCAGTGATGACGTTTGGGTGATGTGATAGCATCCGATGAGATGTATATGTTACATGATGTTTATGGAGTGGATTGAGTCATCCATGATAGGTGGTGTGGATTCCGGGTCAAATCTGGAAAGTTTGGCCTATTTACATTTGGGAGCATTTTCAGTagtgaaaatgatttttctagAAGATGGTTCCTTCATAAAAGAGTTTGAGTGTAAATTAATCTTTCTAGCACACCTGATTTTGTCCCATTTTGATACTATATGAACAATTTATGGCATCTGCGAGAAAAAAATTGGCTTATTTTAGCAATCATGACCGTTTCGACATTGAAGATTATTGGTCTAGAAGACAATTCCTAGATGTAACCTTGCAAAAATAATCCAATATTTCCAATGCACTTGGCTTCATCTCATTTCAATTCTATATGAGGAAGTTATGACAACCAAAATGTTAGGAGAAATATTGTGTAGATGAGTTTGATGATTGGGTCCTTTGGAAAGTTGTTGAGCATCGAGTCTTAGTTTTAAAGATTTTCATTTCG
This window encodes:
- the LOC122080729 gene encoding probable alpha,alpha-trehalose-phosphate synthase [UDP-forming] 9 translates to MFSRSCANLLNLVSSREDFHNIGRTMNRVPRVMTVPGIISDFDGDYDDEGRSDCGGSDVVSSVSQERRIIVANQLPLKAQRDSERKKWSFEWDKDALVLQLKDGFSSDVEVVYVGCLKAEIDVSQQDEVAQLLLDKFRCVPTFLPTNIQNKFYHGFCKQHLWPLFHYMLPISPNHGARFDRTLWQAYVSANKIFADKVMEVINPDEDFVWIHDYHLMVLPTFLRKRFHRVKLGFFLHSPFPSSEIYRTLPVRDEILRALLNSDLIGFHTFDYARHFLSCCSRMLGLDYESKRGYIGLEYFGRTVSIKILPVGVHMDQLESVLSLLETAEKARELKERFEGKIVMLGVDDMDMFKGISFKFLAMGQLLEQHPELKEKVVLVQIANPARTQGKDVEEVQDETHLIAKSINEKYGKPGYQPIVFINGHVPTLEKAAYYAISECCVVNAVRDGMNLVPYKYTVCRQGSPVLDEALGIYGSNTPRKSIIVVSEFIGCSPSLSGAIRVNPWNIDAVSEAMNLAITMPEAEKQMRHEKHYKFVSSHDVAYWARSFDQDLERACSEHFLRRCWGIGFGLGFRVVALGPNFRKLSVEYIVSAYKRTNSRVILLDYDGTMMPQASVDKTPSNEVISVLNSLCVDPKNIIFIVSGRGKDSLSKWFSPCEKLGIAAEHGYFTRWSRDSKWESPLLATDFAWKKIAEPVMEPYTETTDGSYIEHKESALVWHHQEADPDFGSCQAKELLDHLESVLANEPVVVKRGQHIVEVKPQGVSKGIVVENLISTMLSKGKPPDFVLCIGDDRSDEDMFESIARSVSNPSLPAIAEVFACTVGQKPSKAKYYLDDTVDVIKLLQGLATAAVQPSKTAHFQVSFEGSL